From the genome of Thermoflexus hugenholtzii, one region includes:
- a CDS encoding MoaD/ThiS family protein — MIEVHLYGELRRYAGKTDPREEAVLWIPYREGLTVADLLRELGIDPEREVSNIFINGRYDYHARSRLLRDGDRLGVFPRNMGMLYC, encoded by the coding sequence ATGATCGAGGTGCATCTCTACGGGGAGCTGCGACGTTACGCCGGAAAGACGGATCCACGGGAGGAGGCAGTGCTCTGGATCCCCTATCGGGAGGGGCTGACGGTGGCGGATCTCCTGCGGGAGCTCGGCATCGATCCGGAGCGTGAGGTGAGCAACATTTTCATTAACGGGCGCTACGATTACCATGCGCGCTCCCGTCTGCTCCGAGACGGCGACCGCCTGGGAGTCTTCCCTCGCAATATGGGGATGTTGTATTGTTAG
- a CDS encoding MoaD/ThiS family protein produces MQVKVQVYAILRQYIPGAYQGPLILEVPEGTTVGQLIERLPIPRELARVVFVNGIRQEPDWVLREGDEVGIFPPIAGGHPNPA; encoded by the coding sequence ATGCAAGTTAAGGTTCAGGTTTATGCGATCCTCCGTCAGTATATCCCGGGTGCCTACCAGGGACCCCTGATCCTGGAAGTCCCGGAGGGGACGACGGTCGGGCAGCTGATTGAGCGCTTGCCCATCCCCCGGGAGCTGGCCCGGGTGGTCTTCGTCAACGGGATCCGTCAGGAGCCGGATTGGGTGCTCCGGGAGGGAGACGAGGTGGGGATCTTCCCGCCGATCGCGGGAGGCCACCCGAACCCGGCGTGA